The Emys orbicularis isolate rEmyOrb1 chromosome 4, rEmyOrb1.hap1, whole genome shotgun sequence genomic sequence GGCTGGGGATTTCACTACTTCTCAATACATGTTATTTTTGGCTGTGATTTATAgatctgggacttgggagataaGGCTGTATGAGAAGAAGGTGGAGACTCATTTTGAGATAGGATTGTGAGATGGCTGCTGTTAGCCCCACAGTCTGAATGCATCAGGCCGTCTGTCAGTTGGGGCGCTGAGACACCGCAGTGTATTGAGTAATTTTGCCAATACATTTCTATACAATGTGCATTCAGTTCCATGAGGAACTCTGGGGAAACCTGTGGAAAAATCTCTGGAGAAAACCAAAATGCCAAACGTTGGatgttcctttcctttccttccttttctccctttGGTTGTTTTAATTGTTCTGTGGTGGTTTTAATGGATTTGAAACAGTGGAGCAGCAGCTGCCTTTCTGATTTTTGGCTGCTTTTtgtgaataatttaaaaaagaaaatttacaTTTTGGAGACAAACCTGTGGGCTTTTTTATTGGTACAAACGTATTTAACACTAGGGGTTTTGTACAGTTTTTTGCCTTTTCTACTAGAAAACAATGTAAAGTGATTCACAATGTGACAAGAAAACAATTTGCCACTATGACCAAATGTAGAGTCTGTTCTGCAGTAACAGGATTTAATCAACTCAGAGTCGTGATTCAGTTGTAGAAATGCTTTTCTTTACCTTGTTTGAGCTGTTCCTTTTCTTGTTTTGATTTGCAAAACAAAATGTCTTCTTGTGTGAAATTGTGTTGTACTCTGTAGAAAATTATGGATTTTACTTTAATGGTTTAAAAGCAGAGGAGCACATGTTGCTTTTCTGATCTGATCGCGGAGTTTGTGTAGtggatttaaaaatgaaaagatttgTTACAAGTTTGGAACGAGCGAGTATGTGTTAAAGGAATTTTCTTCCTtcgtgtgttgttttttttttttttttcttttttttttctttttgtcccgATGGGGAACTTAAAGCTGTTTTAATTGCACAGACACACCAACAAGTCATTTTGTATATGCCAAGTGTGGTACCTTCCTTTGTTTATTTGCTATTAAACTGTTTGAGAAGAGTCTGTTTGTGTCATTTCTGTGTTGAATCTCAATCTCTCATTCTACAAATGGGTGCAGGTGAGGAGAGGGGACTCTGCCAGCTGGGACTGAAAGGGGCATGGAGGAATACCTTCCTATTTCTTAGCCAGGCAATGTATGACAAAATGTTCATGATATGCCACTCTCTCTGGGTATATAAAATAGCTGTTGGTTTCAGCACTGTGCTAATCTATTACTGTGAATAGACATGGGCAAGAGTTTATTATCCTTTTATCTTGCCCTCCAGTTTCTCTCCTcctatattatttttttctgaatatttcTCTGTTCACTAACTTAAATTAACGCTTTTCTTTCTCTTGGtccttctcattctctctcttctcctgagAGATCTCCTATCTTCCCTTGAATTTTACCCTTTCTCTCCCATGCTGGCAAAACTATTAACtcagtaggagcaggattgggccctgaccTATGGTGCAGTGTTCCAGGACTCTTCATACATACAACTCTCTCTCTAAACCGAAAATACAGGGTCCTGGGGCCCCTAACACACACCAAAAGGTGAACAGCTGCCTGCCCACAGAGGTGGGATGGTGCACAGCATTTCTGCATACACACGGGAGGCATTTTTCTGTAAAGGAGAGGTTTTTACCCAAAAAATATTTAGCAGGAGACGGGGGTTATTTATAGCAAtggctttcaaactttttttctggcgacccagttgaagaaaactgttgatgtccgtgacccaacagagctggggatgaggggttaggTGAtgtaggaggggctcagggctggggcagagggttggggtgagggctgcggggtgggccctggaatgaggggttcagagtgtgggagggggctctgggctggggcggggtcttggggttggggtgcgggagggggtcagggccagggaaccagtcaatgggagttcggaACCGGTGCtctgggcgggggcagcgcacagagtcccatggcccccccgcctaggagccggacctgctgctggctgcttctggggcgcagcgcaatgttggaacaggtagggactagcctgccttagccgggcagcactgctgacgggacttttaacggccgcCGCGACCCAGTCCCTTCCATTCCGCGATCCAGTTttgggtcatgacccacagttgGTAAACCACTGATttgaagtacagtaactcctcacttaacgttgtagttatgttcctgaaaaatgcgattttaagtgaaatgatgttaagcgaatccaatttccgtataagaattaatgtaaatgggggggttaggttccagggcagcttccccctactctgcaagcaccagaggCGGGGGGTTCAACCTTCAGCctgcccactccactccttcccccaaaccctcatccttgacccgcctcttctcccaccccacctcctccccctttacttcgctcgctgcgtcctggctcctcccccccctcccctcccttctaaacgccgcaagccagctgattgccacataGGGGAGGCgtgccaagtcctcgctcctcccccctcctggggcaatcagctggcatgccgcgttcgggaggcaggggagggaggaggagcctcGCGCTGAGTctgcactcctcccccctccctcctgcctccaaaacgccgcaagccagctgattgccgccggcaggaggcaggggaaggaggggggaggtgcgccgagtcctcgctcctcccatctccctcctgcccagaggctgccagctgtggagaaagcaggcagccaaacaacctgagtggagcattgcacaactttaaatgagtatgttccctaattgatcagtaacgaaacaacgttaagcgggacgactttaagtgaggagttactgtacattctTCTTCCCTAAATTTCTCTGGCCGCTTCAACTGAAtacagtattcttcacttcctgtcctaacctATTTGGTAGTGTTACTCTCCActgtttcagtggtgggtgaagttaTCCCTGTTTGTGAAGCAGTTTGGAGTGAAATCTGTTGTGTAAGATTGAGGGGTTTGGGTAGACAGAATGTGATTCAATTAGAATCTGGCCAGGATATTAACATTAATATCCCTAAATCTTGGGGAAAGTACCATGGAAGTTTAAACCCAGCAAGTGAGCATCTTTTCagtctttttaaaattcaaaaataatGTCACCTCTCCTTCTGCTGACTCGTATGTAAGTCCCTTACTCAGACTGTCACAGTCTTGGGGCAGCCACACACTCCATTTCCAATGTGTCCTTCCTCTCTTTTGGCCCACTCCACTTCACCAGTACTTCCTATAATGACTATAAATCTGAGAGCAGCCCTGAGCATTAGATAATTCAGTCCTGTGTTCCATCCAGTGCGACCCGCCAATCACAGAGCAAGATGCTGTGCCACCTGTTGTGTGATGCACTATACGTGCAGTTAATTAGCAACTGTTTAGAAGGGAGGGTAGGGAGACAAACTtagaggtgggggtgagggtggaagACTGGGCGAAACAGCTGAATCAGGAAACTCATCTCTTCATGTGAGATGAAAGATTCCTGATTACACAGCAAAGTAGATTATGCCTGTCACAGGGCAAACCCCAAACAGTAGTTGTGTCTGTAGCAGGTTGTGGAAACTCAGATTTAAACCCTATGTGTAGAAGGGGCTGTGTCTGCTTTACACAGAACACCACCTTTCAGCAGCAAGTTTTCTGATCCTTTCTTTGCCCTCCTGACCCACAGTTATACCTCGGCATCagggcagcagagagggcagAATGCTAGCAGATTGGAGACAAGTTATCAAGCTAGTCCCCTCTCATGCTCTAAGAAATCCCTCAACCAATTTACACACTaaggcccaaattctgctctgagttacaaCATGCAGCCTcatgcacaggtgtaaatgaaaaacatttaaGATCATCTCCTATTCAATTGCACTGTATACAATTGTCGGAGCGTGGGCTGCGAAGGCAATTGGCATAAAAGTGGGTATGTACAATGAGGGAGGATGAACTGGTGCCCAAGGAGCAGTGGGCAGCTAAGCAGGCGGACAGTGAGGGTGTGGTGAGGCAGGCATGTATggatttttgggggaggggggtggaagaaAGAAGCAAGGTGCCCTGCTAATGACAATACAAGTCTTAGTTCCTCAGAGGAACCCTGGATGGTAAGGCTCTAAGTGGCCAAGGTGGTTCCACCTATCCGCCTGCCCTCAGCTATGATGCATTGGCTTCAAGTTGGTAAGTTGCTTGTGAGTATGTGTATCTGTCTTCCTCAGTTCACCAGGTTGAGTTTGATGGTGGCTCTTCTCAGTTTGACCAGGCAGTCAGCTCAGCACATTTCCTGGTACTTTCCCCCCCAACTCCTTAGCTGCTGAGACATGCTCTTACTTGTCTCTCTTCATCTCAGCAAGAAGACAGTTGCAGCAGCTGGGTCTGTGAGGCTGTGGCTTTCAGCAGAACAGAGTCCAACCCAAAGGTAAAAAGGTACCAGGTTTGTGGCCACAAATATAGGATAGCTCTGTCCCCACTGCAGCCACGGACCTATCTTTGTTAGAGGGGGCAAAGTGTTCCACAGCCTCCCCCTCTTCCTCACAGGAACATCAAAGCAATGGTTACTAGTGGGGAGAAGTGCCTGAGTAGGGTGGTCCaaaagcagcaaggagcagttctgcTGAATCAGTGACTCTTAGACAGTCTGTGGAGTGAAATTTTACAGGGCATCTGCTCCAGCAGAGAAAATAACATGATCTTGCTTTCACTTGGGTGGCTGTTACCCTGACGCCCCTATCCAGTGGGTGAAGCCTGcagccttgccccaccccagaactaGCTGCGTCTCCAGATCCAGGAATCTGAAgcgatttttttttccccctcaaagggGAGTTCAACCTCAGGCATATTTTTTTCCAAGAGGATCATATAAAGAAGCACTATGAGGAAGGGCCATTCTCCTGCCCCAGAATCTAAGGCAGCTATACAAAATACTAAGGGGGAAATGTGAGTGAGagcctgaggctaggtctacactacccgcctgaatcggcgggtagaaatcgatctctcggggatcgaattatcgcgtctcgtcgggacgcgacaatcgatccccaaatcgacgcgcttactccaccagcggaggtaggagtaagcgccgtcgacggggagccacggaggtcgattttgccgccgtcctcacagcggggtaagtcggctcagatacgtcgaattcagctatgctattcgcgtagctgaatttgtgtatcttaaattgacccccccccccgtagtgaagacctgccctcaggctGTCAAAGCCCTTTTATTTAACCCCTTCCTAGCCATCTGTGCCTGAGGAAGAACAGTTCTGTCTACCTTAGCTTTTTCTATAGTAGTCTCTAAGCACACAAAAGCCACATAGGATGGAGCTGGGGTAGTCAACAGgcagaccatgggccaaatccagaccgccagatgcttttgaatggaccctgaaatcttttcatttacttatcattattgttggggttttttttattattattttctctggaggcTGGACCTTGACAATActtttgaccaagaaatttggactttgATAAAAAAATAACTGACTACCCCTAGTGGGTCCTCCAGTGCATTCCTTCTGGGAGAAACAAGATGGCAAATACAATGATTTGAACACCACAGATGGGTTATCTAAACTCCCTAAATGGGAGTCACCCTGGGGCTCACCCCTaaaggggccccagccaatcCTCCCCCATTGAAAGTCTTTATCTCCTTTAAGAATGCCCTCGATAAAAAGGAGGGTGGGTCTCTTTGGAAAATGTCTAATTAACAACACAGAGCCTCAATGCATTCCCTCTCTGCAGGACATGGCTCCTATGTCCTGATCTGTATTCTGCAATCTGGTGTCTGAGTGAATGCTAATGTCCACTTTCTGACATGATGCTGCACAAGGAAGGCTCCGTCAGATTAGCAACCCCATCTATGACAGGCCATCTGGTTGAGAGAAGAGCCCATGACCTAGCAACTGTTGGCCTGCCAAATTTAGGATCCCTCTCTTCTAGTGAAAGGGAACAGACTATTCAGGGACATCCTAGATCAAGGCACTAAGGTGCAGCAGATCAGAAGAGATATGTCCCTTGTGTCTAGAAACCTGATTCCTAAAATAACTGATCTAATTTCCATTCCTGTCCCTTTTAGGAGATATGTAGGAAAGGGTTTCAAAGCTGCCTTCTCACTAGCCCAGTAAAATTCTGATTCCTAAGAAGGTGAAGGAATCCTACATTTTGGAGTGCAAGATGATCCATCACAACAAACCGATAGCAAGTCAAGGATACAGGATGCAGTTTCTCTTACTTGGTATGTGaagttctttgagtagtgtccccaTGGGTGCTCTACTTCAAGTGTGTATGTGCTTCTGcacctttgattggagatttttggtagcagtgcctgttcaGCGCACACATGCACTCTACACATCCTCATGCCCTGTACCAAGGATATATAGGGCTGCATGGgtaaactgccctcagttccttgtcAACTAGTGTGCTCACTTCTACTGAGTGCTTTAGTGTTGTTAAATAGCTAGTTTATAGTTTGTAAATAGTTCCTTTTTACTTCTGTTTTATTCCTTGTTTGCGGGTCACTTTAGACTCTTAATTTCTGGGATACTCCGTGATCTCCAGGCTTTAAATGTTTTTCCTGCCAGGAATCTATCCGAGTTAATAACAGACTCTATGAGTGTCTGGAGGATGCCCATATTCCCTCAAAGTGTACAATCTGTACTTCAGTTAAAAGCAAATCTTGTAAGAACAAGGAGATAAAGTTCAGGCTCCCATGATGGAGCAAGCCTTAAAACCAGCTTCAGACCAGGGCTCTGAAAACTCCCATGTACATACTGCCCCATCTACCTTCAGATCATGGTGTCTCAGAACTTGAAGGGGTAAGACTGCTGATACCCCATCTACCTATAGTTCCAGGTCACCCAGAGTTTCAAGAGTTAAGGCTTCTGACAGCCTGGTTATCTCAGGATCTTGTCACTGAGGACTGGAAGGGAAAAGATAGTGGCTGCCACTTTGAGATCCCGGTCACCAAAAGCATCCGGGGAGGTGTCTGCATCTGTGCCTTATGATACTGTGAGTCTCACACTCCACGCTGATGGGTATCAATAAGAAAAGCAGGAGTATTAAATCTCCTCCAAAGAGACTTCAAAGTGCCCAGTgatgggagaggggggaaaagattACTGAGACATCCCTGTCACTGCAGCTGATTGTCTTTCTCTGGGGTATTTATATATGTTGCATGCTGGGGGGGGACAGGACGTGGGAGCAGTTGGCTCAGTGTGACCTTGGCGTTACTAAGACTGACTGACATTCCTGTGAAGCCATGTGACCAGGACTGGCAGGCACAGCTGTAGCCAAtagggagggggagcccaggagtGGCCATTCCGATTGAATTTCACTCCAGCCACttgggatttttttctctctccctgttgcacttttcttctttccttcctctttgTTTGTGGGGTTGGGCTGCAGAATGTTCTGATGGGGCATCAGTACATGAGATGTTTGCCTAGTGGATTTGGGATGCTGCCTTAAAGGCTTTTCAGCCCCCTACTCACCATCTCCTTCTGACATTCCTGCATCCTGAAGCGTCTGAGGGTCTTATGGCCCCAACCCTCTACAATATGAAATTCACCTTCCTGCTTTAGGACATTCTCTGTGTTCTCTCTCAGGCTCCTTGTTGCTGCTGTCCCAAAAGGTTAGTATATGAGGCTTTTTGGTGCAAAGGAGATGGGTCAGGACCAGACAAAGCAGCAGATAGAGAAAGGACTCCAGCTCTACCAGTCTAACCAGACAGAAAAGGCCCTGCAAGTCTGGATGAGGGTATTGGAAAAGACCACGGAGCCTGCTGGCAGGTTTCGGGTTTTGGGCTGCCTCATCACTGCTCACTCGGAGATGGGCAGATACAAGGATATGCTAAAGGTAAAGTGATCCCAGGTTGAATGCATGTCACTGTGTATCACACCCACAATAGGGAGCAGCTGGGGATTATACTGTAAAAGCATGGTTTATATCTTGCTTGGAGCAAGGTGCATCAGACATTTGATGAATACAATGTGCTGCCTTCACCAGCTGGGACAGGTGGCAGTGCTGATTTATGGGTCTAATCCCTGGGTTCCTTACAGTGTGTCTCTGCATTCCTGCTCCCTAGTTCTGGGCCCCAAAGATTCTTAAGGACCCAGTCCCCCCCAGGTTTTCTCAGGTTGCTGCCTGTAGTGCTGATCCTTAAGAAATTTTGGAGCACTAGCCCAAAGCATTTAACTTTGGAGATTCTTAGTTGTTTTTCACAAATGGTGTGCTGGGCACTTTACATGCTATTTTGAAGGTGAAGCCCTGCCCACAATGAGTACAAAAAAATCAAAGGGGATGATGTAGGACAAGCAGTGATGTGTTACAGTGTGGTTAGTATCTGGCTACCTCCACAATTTTTGATATCTTAAATAGATTTTCTATTACTggattttattataattatatgtATTGCAGCAATTCCCACAACGTTTTCAGCACCGTTCAAACATCCAGGAAACGTTGCTGTTCAAACACAGGCACTGATGTGATGAGCTTAGTCTAACAAATACTTGTTCACACTTCTCTAGCTGTAGAAGATGGGAAGTCAGGCTAAGAGAGAGGGAAAATAAATAGGCTTTTTGGAAGAGGTGTTTTTCAGGAGGGCGTTGGATGAGGAGCAGATGGAGGCCTAGGAGATCAGATCAAGGAAGGGGGTTCCCAGTGTTGGGGGCAGCAAAGAGGGTGAGAAGGACCCAAAGAGGCACCTGTGTGGCTTGAGGAAAATAGAAGAGCAGAGAGAGGCTTGAAGCTAAACTGTGCAGAGTCTTAAAGGTGAAGACGAGCCTGAATTTGATGTGGTGAGTGTAGAGAAGCCAGTGCAGTGCTCTGAAGAGGGGCTGGGTGCATTTGGAACAGCAGAGAGTGTTTGGAAGGATGAGTCAAGGATCTGGGAGACCACACAGGAGGAATTTCTGGTACTCCAAGGTAAGAAACAATCCAGGCCTGAAAAGGGGTCTTGCTGTGCTAATCCCTGTTATTTCTTGGGTGACAGACCCTGAGTCTGTATCTGGGATCAGAGGATATTTTTCTCCATGATGATGATTGTTTATAAACTCTTCCCATTCAAGTGCTTTACATGGCACCATTTAAAGCAATTTGAATGCCACTTCCAATTAGTAAAGTATTAGGTGTGTCCAGAGTCCTATCCTCATAGCAAATacgagggggaaaggagaaaaggggGTGAGAAGCAGTTGGGATGCATGTGAAGACAAGTGGGATGCTCTGAGAGGAGATGGGATTGGTGGCAGGGTGATCGGGGAGGAGAAAGACGAGGGCAATGAGGAGAGAAGATAAGGTATGGTTGTGTGAAGAGAATGTTTTGAGTTGTGTGGGAACAAATGAGACAGGTGAAGGAAAACTTGATAGAATCAAAACCACACTAATAACCTGGAAAACAGGGTCATTGTAGGTGACATTTCTCCAAGATCCTTGTAACACAGGGAAAAGAGTATGACTTCAATAAAGCAGAAGAGTTCATACTATCCAAGGGATTAAAGAGGAAGTAAGGGGACTTTTTACAGACTTTTTATATGGGGGAACAAATAAGAAGGTATACGAATGAATGAGAAGAGGCATGAAATTAATGATAGTTTAAAAGGGCTGTGATGCTTAACTTCGTTTGGAGAAAAAGGTATTTAAggggaaaatgaaagaaaagaggCTTGGACAATAAGGAAGCAAGGAAGAGCTTGTAAAAATCAGGTAAGGGAACACTTTGAACTTATACAAGTCCCTGGGTCCACATAGCACACTTCCCAAGGGGGTAAGGGAATTAGTGGACAACGAGAACACTGATAATTATTTTTGAAACTTCATAGAGAATGGGGAAGGTTCTAGAGGACTAGAAAAAAATAAGTGTTGTTCCAACCTTCAAAGAGGGAATGAAAAGTGACCCTTGAGAATTATCATCCAGTAAATCTACCTTTAATCCCtaataaaataatgaaacaaaCAGAGAGAAGATGCTAAGCATCTAgtattgcaattattaattcagCCCATATACTGCGCTTTGTTCATCACAAGATACAGAAGaagacattccctgccctgaatagtttacagtctaaagagaCTTAGACTAGGGTCACTGAACCATATGCAATTAGCAAGTCATTTATAAAGCGCAAACCTTGTCAGACAAATTGTATTGCTTTTCGATAGAAGCACAGAATGAATGGTTGAAGGAATCTTGATGGAAGTAATTAGCAGAAGATTTGATACAATCTTAAATCCTCCTCAAAATTAATTCTGGGAGGTGCTGAGGTGCATGGGGATAAGGAATGGAGTAGTAGTGTACGAAAAGCTGAGCTGTAAAGTGCAGAAATGTCTTTTTCCTGCTGATGCCTCTTTCCATGGCCATTTGGCAGCTCTTTCCACCAATTTCTAACCCAGATCTCTTCCCTCTACCAAAGGTAGAGAATACAGAGAGAGGTTTCCCCAGTCTATTTATATGCTGTGTAACCCACCTCATGGCCTGCCTACTTGAGTATTTTATCAATCAATGCTGTCTTGTTGGACTCTTTTTGTCCTGACCACAGGCTATGTAACTTCTCCTGTGCAGGGTACAATTCCCTTGGAAGCACAGGCTTTATTCCTACAGAGAGACCCTCTATAAACACTCTCTTCTCTGCTGAAAGTTTGCAGTTGTGCAGATTGACACAGCTCGGGAGCTAGAGGACCCTGACTACCTTATGGAGAGCTACCTGAACCTGGCTCGGAGCAACGAGAAACTCTGTGAATTCCAGAAAACCATCTCTTACTGTAAGACATGCCTGAACATGCAGGGCACCACCGTGAGCCTGCAACTGAATGGCCAGGTGAGCCTCAGTATGGGCAATGCCTTCCTGGGCCTCAGCATCTTTCAGAAGGCACTGGAGTGTTTCGAGAAAGCCCTGCGCTATGCACACAACAATGACGACAAGATGCTGGAATGTCGAGTCTGCTGCAGCTTGGGCAGTTTCTACACACAGATCAAGGTGCAGAAACACAGCTCAGCTGGTGACCTAGGGGATGGGAAGTAACAGTGGGAAAATTTCCCCCTATCTTGGGTACAGGAAGGgaccagggtgggcagggattcACCCTATATCTTGGATATAGGAAGTAGTTCATAGAGTTTGAGGGAGGGAGGTTGTTCTGGGAAGGTTTTAACTCTCTGCTTCTAATGCCACTAATGACTATTCTGCTTGAGGCTTAAGTCAAGAAGATCAATAGAGGGCATTTACACAGCATCCCAAAGGTAGAAGGTGTGATTCACATTCTTTGGTATACAGCGCACACACCTCTAGAACCTGGACAGCCACAGAGATGTGGTCTAGGCATGGGACCGGGAGCCAACTCCTGGGCCTGGGTTCTATAcctacctctgccactgactcaccatgtgactttgggcaagtctccTACcccttctgtgcctcaatttccataAAATAAGTATAGTGACTAATGCCAGCATTTGTTGTAGCTATGAGTTCTATGACAAaagaattacagtaactcctcgcttaaagtcatcccagttaaagTTGTTTCGTTATTAAGTCGCTGttctattagagaacatgcttatttaaagttgcgcaatgttcTGTTATAACgccctccaccccctgcagcgCCTGCTGGCAGGCCCCAcagatcagcacctcccctctccctgcctcctgcctgccgcaatcagctgttttgtggcgtgcagggaggcggggaggagcgaggatgtggCGTGCTtgggggcggaactgggtggggagagaggggtttgagggcggggcctggggcagagcagggggtcaagcaccccctggcagtttgaaaagtcggcgcctgtggccCCAGAAGCCTATGGCTGTCTCCAGCTGTGCAGGGATCTAGAGGCCCAGTGCCTCTGCGTTGTGTGTCCCGAGCGTACCATGCAACCTGGCAGATTGGCTCCCTTAGGAGACGACTGGCCTACCCAGCACTCCGGGCCGGGGGGGACCTTCAGTGACTAACTGGAGCAGCATTTGTGTGATCTGCTGCTCAGAGGCCAGCAGACACATCCCCATcgggtgctggggaaggatgcAGCACAGTGTCACTTCCTATGTGCTGCTGCTTGCCTGCACTGCCTGGCTCCCATGTTGAGCCCAAACCCGCAGAGCTTGCACGGGGAGGACTCTGCAGGCCTAGGAGTGGGAGTGTTGTTGGCC encodes the following:
- the RAPSN gene encoding 43 kDa receptor-associated protein of the synapse isoform X2, translated to MGQDQTKQQIEKGLQLYQSNQTEKALQVWMRVLEKTTEPAGRFRVLGCLITAHSEMGRYKDMLKFAVVQIDTARELEDPDYLMESYLNLARSNEKLCEFQKTISYCKTCLNMQGTTVSLQLNGQVSLSMGNAFLGLSIFQKALECFEKALRYAHNNDDKMLECRVCCSLGSFYTQIKDYEKALFFPCKAAELVNDYGKGWSLKYRAMSQYHMAVAYRKLGHLADAMECCEESMKIALQHGDRPLQALCLLCFADIHRSRADIQLGLLKLHCLCEGIYRTKGQQRELRDHVVKFHECVEEMELYCGMCGESIGEKNNQLQALPCSHFFHLKCLQTNGTRGCPNCRRSSMKPGFV